A region of Nostoc sp. 'Peltigera membranacea cyanobiont' N6 DNA encodes the following proteins:
- a CDS encoding DUF2382 domain-containing protein has protein sequence MVLYKLEDFEPNYRDTIEGQDINGLGVYTQGNDEKVGTVSDILVDEEGHFRYLVVDLGFWIFGKKVLLPIGRARIDYNTDRVYTIGLTREQAEQLPEFNERQTLDYDYEERVRGVYRQPTDYTLPLDTSAPAPLDPLATPIAAPLDATPAYARDNYNYEGEPSLFGLNEQDHQTLKLYEERLIASKRRQKTGEVSIGKRVETDTARVAVPVERERVVIERVTPADAGTAVSGREADFREGEVARIEIHEETADVRKEAFLREEVRVRKVVDQETVETQETVRREELDVNSANLPIEER, from the coding sequence ATGGTACTCTACAAATTAGAAGATTTTGAGCCTAACTATCGTGATACCATTGAAGGTCAAGATATTAATGGGCTTGGAGTTTATACACAGGGGAATGACGAAAAGGTTGGTACTGTTAGCGATATTTTAGTTGATGAAGAAGGTCATTTTCGCTATCTAGTTGTTGACTTAGGCTTCTGGATTTTTGGTAAAAAAGTATTACTTCCAATTGGTCGTGCCCGTATCGACTACAATACCGATCGCGTTTACACAATTGGCTTGACTAGAGAGCAAGCAGAACAATTACCTGAGTTCAACGAACGCCAAACCCTTGATTATGACTATGAAGAACGGGTGCGTGGGGTATATCGCCAACCAACAGACTACACCCTTCCTCTAGATACTTCAGCGCCAGCACCATTAGATCCTTTAGCAACACCGATAGCAGCCCCGTTGGATGCAACACCTGCTTACGCTCGTGATAATTATAATTACGAAGGTGAGCCTTCTTTATTTGGGTTAAATGAGCAAGATCATCAAACCCTGAAATTGTATGAAGAACGGCTGATTGCTAGCAAACGCCGCCAAAAAACTGGAGAAGTATCCATTGGCAAGCGTGTTGAAACTGATACCGCACGAGTTGCAGTCCCAGTAGAAAGAGAGCGCGTTGTGATTGAGCGTGTCACTCCAGCAGATGCAGGTACTGCCGTTTCTGGACGCGAAGCAGATTTCCGTGAAGGCGAAGTTGCTCGGATAGAAATTCACGAAGAAACTGCTGATGTTCGTAAAGAAGCATTTTTGCGTGAAGAAGTCAGAGTTAGAAAAGTGGTGGATCAAGAAACAGTTGAAACTCAAGAAACAGTGCGTCGTGAAGAGTTAGATGTGAATTCTGCTAATCTTCCGATTGAAGAACGCTAA